CCTCTATGCTGCTTATGACTGTACAATGGATTATGAATTGAGCGAAAATGGTATTATAGACATATATTATATTGATTTAATTAATCGAATGCCTATTGCAGAGTTAATATAGAGTGTTGGCAGAAATTATTTGATTTTGAACATTTTTCATTTCTCCTTTTTTTATGAAAACTTTTTTTAATTTAATGATATGAATTTTATAGAATTAATAACTGTAAATAAATCAATATTATTTTCTTTAATTAGACTAAACAATCTATATTAAATTGTAGGATGCTACAATGGTGAACATTAAGTTCTGAACTCTTTTTAATCCAGTTATTGGAATGTCGTCATAAATGATAAATTCTTTTGAAAGTTCCATTATGTGCTTCTACAGTTTTAGAACGTAATTATATATTCTTTTATTCCTTCTTCAGTAGCCATTAATCTCCTCATTTTTGTATGCAACTTCATGAACATATCGAGTTATTGTTCTATGATTTTTTTGTAAAAGCAAATTCCTGCAAATTTGCAATTTCTGCAAGCAAAATAGTTTAGAATAGAGTAATTATGAGTTTTTATTGCCTCCACATTTTTTCAGGTGGAGCATCATATTCACCATCGAGTGTTAATTCATGTTTTTCTGGACAAATAACAACATTTTTTATATTCATCAAAATCAAAAATAATCTATAAGCAAATTGGTTTTCTGGTAAATTATCAGAATTATTCTCGATTTTGCTGTGATGTAGGAATTAAAGCAGATATGCCAAGATTATCTAAAATAATTCAAATTTGCTAATAGTTAAATAAATCGTATCTGCACTAATTTTGCTTGGTTTGGAATTTAAATTAGTAGAGGATTTGATTCATTAAGGCTGGAATTTGATAAATGATCATGTTGGGATTTTGAACAGCATTCACACCACAAATCAATTTAGATTTCGTATCTGTTCCCCCAATTGAAATGTTTAATGAAAATTTAGGATATATTTTTGACTTTTATCCTTTGTTTTCATTAATCTAGCATTCATGATCATTCAAAGCCAACGATATTTGACCAGACCAATCAAGCAAAATGCCACCAATGAAAAAGAATATTGACTTTTTCATTCATCCGTATTTTAGATTTTATCATTTAAAAATTTCCTTGCTGTTTTTCTAAGCTTCTTAATTTCATCTTTTATTTAATTTTTGCACCATATAATGTCTTATTAATAAACTAAGGTCTTTTTCTTTAATTATATTGAAAGGAGAGTTTATAAGCTTTTTTAATTGTTCCATCAATTGCAATATGTTCATAATCAGTTAAACCAATTTTATTAGCTACAATTAGTATAAAATTCATTATTAACTGGTAAATTGGTTGAAAATACTTTACAATAATCTCTTATTGTCCTGTCACTTGGTTCTATGCCGTGAGATATAATATTGTATAAATTATTGTGTTTAGCATTATAAGATAATTCCACTGTGCTTGTTATTTTATTAATATATCCATAAAAAAAATTAGTTTTATCCATATCTTTTAGATTAAATGGTGGTTTTCCCACATTTGAAGTGTTACGTTTAATTTTAAAGTCAATTAAAAGTTCCATCAACGATTGTTGATGCAAGGATACATAAGTTGAAATTCGTTCTCCATTTCATCAATTTCCTTATTAAAATCTCTTAAAATATAGTTATTTAAAATCATAATAATTAAAACTCCATATATTTGATTAATATAATTATAAAATCCATTATAATTAATTATATATATGTAATTTATAATATAAATAGATTTAAATAACTTATAGTTAGAATAAAAAATTTATAAACCTTATTATTAAAAACTAACAAGTATTCATAAGATAAATTGTATTTTAATTGAAATAATGTAATTAAATTAAAAAATAATCAAAAAAAATAACTTTAAAAAAAATTAAATTATGAAATTGAACAAAATTTAATAAAAAAAATGTAAACTTAGTAAAAAATGAACAATGATTAAAAACTAATAATTTCTGCCAACACTCATATAGTGAAAAAAGAATGATTCTGCAACAACAAAAAAATTTTATAAAAAAAACAGCATCCAAAGCAACAGAGTCCATTGCAATAGTAAACTAGATTTAAAACCAGAATATAATAAAATAATGAGAGAACTCGGATTTGATACAACCAACACATGCACATTTCACTTAAGTATTATAATATCAATGAAGAACTATAGAGAAGAACTAAAGCAAATGCGCAAAATGAATATGAAAGCAATCTAAAAAAAAAACAAAACCCTAAACTACTCAGAAACACAAATCAAAAAAAAAACAATCCAAAAAAACAGGGATAAACAACTACAAAATATGAAATCAACGAAAATATTATAAGCATATTTTTACAATATTATCCAAAAAAGAAACCTACAAAGAAGCAATATGAATACATCAATTTCCTAAAAGAAAAATTAATAAACTTATCCACCAATTCTAGCAAAATACTTAAAGAAAAAATTCTTCCCAGAATTACAAAAAATACATTACAAATCCTTAAAAAAAGACACAAAGGAAAACTAGACTGTACTAACAATCAAATAGAAAATTACATTGGAAATACAATGCCCAAAACACACAAAAAGAAAATTAGAACATTAAAAGGAACATTCAACCAGATAATGCACCAAAAAAATGGCTGGATCGAAAAACGAAAACAAGAGCTAACAAATTGACAGTCCCTAAAATTCCAAGTTGTCCAATTGCATATTGGGCGGATGAAAATTTAATTAATTGTTTTAATAATACAAAATTAGAATCAATAGGGAATATTAAAGTAGGTCTGCAAACTGGTGAAAACGATAGATTCTTAAGATACTGGTTTGAAGTAGATTTTAATAAAATTGGGTTTTCTTCAAAAACATGTGAAGATTCATCAACTAGTGGTTATAAATGGTTCCCTTATAATAAAGGAGGATCATTTAGAAAATGGTATGGAAACCAAGAGTATATCATAAATTGGGAGAACGATGGTGATGAATTGAGAAATTTCAAAAAATCTGTTTTAAGGAATTCTAAGTTTTATTTCTATAAATCATTAAGTTGGTCAAAAATATCTAGTGGAAAAATTGCATTCAGATATTATCCTAATGGATTTATTTTTGATGTAGCAGGTTGTTCAGTATTTTTAAATGAAAATTTAAATTATATTATGGGGTTTTTAAATTCAAATGTTTGTAGTAGTGTTTTAGATTTAATTTCACCAACTTTAAATTATGAAGTAGGTCATATTTCTTCACTACCTATTAAGATTGATGAAACTAAAAAAGATAAAATTGAAAAGTTAGTATTAAATAATATTTCAATATGTGAAGAGGACTGGAATGATTATGAAACTTCTTGGAACTTTAAAAAACATCCTCTTTTATATTTTAATAATAATTTACTAGAATCAAATTATAATGAGTGGGTTGAATATAAAAATAATCAATTTAATAATCTAAAACAAAATGAAATAAAATTAAATGAACTATTTTCAAAAACTTATAATCTTCCATTTGATAACACTATTGAAGATAAACATATTTCTATCAAGAAACCTAACTTAAATGAAGATATAAAATCATTTATTTCCTTTGCTGTGGGTTGTATGTTTGGACGTTATAATTTAGATGTAGAAAATCTATTTTTTGCTGGAGGAATATTTGATTTAACAAAGTATAATAAATTTATTCCTGATAATGATAATATTATTCCGATATTAGATACGGAATATTTTGAAGATGATATTGTAGGAAAATTTGTTGAATTTGTTAAAATATGCTATGGGAAAGAATATTTAGAAGAAAATCTTGAATTTATTTCAAATTCATTGTCAACTACAAATAAATCTTCAAGAGATAAATTAAGAGATTATTTCATTAAAGATTTCTTCAATAATCACAATAAAATTTACAAAAAAAGACCTATTTATTGGCAATTTAATAGTGGAAAAGAAAATGCATTTAATTGTTTAATTTATGTTCATAGATTTGATTCAACTTTAATAGCTAAAATAAGAACAGAATATTTGCATAAAACACAAAAAGCTATTGAACAGAGAATTTCAAATTGTAATGAAATTTTTAAAAATACAGATTCAAATTCTGAAAAAGTTCGGGTAATTAAAGAAAAGAATAAATTAATTAAACAATTAGAAGAAAGTGTTGAATTTGACGAAGTTCTAAATCATATAATTAATTTAAATATATGCATAGATTTAGATGATGGTATAAAAATCAACCATAATAAATTTCAAAATATAGTTTTACATAAAGATGGAGTTAAAGATAAAAAAATAAATCTTTTAAAGAAGATTTAATTTTATCTTACTAAATTTTTTTAAGTAAATTAACTTTTTTAGATTTTTTACCTTCGTAAGTTACTTCAATTTTTTGAAAAATAGTGTAATTATCTTTTATTCCATTATCCAAATCTAATTTAATATTTTGATTAGCAATGTGGGCTAGAACTTCATCATAATCTTGTGTTTCTTTAAGTTGTTTTTGAAGTTTATTTTTATCTTTAGTGGCTTTATTAATTTCTGTATTTGATGAACTATTTTTTATTCTATTATCACAGTTAGATATGGATTGTTCAATAGCTTTTTGTGTTTTGTGTAGATAATCAGTCCTTATTCTTGCAATGAGATTTGGTTCATATCTATGAATATACACTAAACAATTAAACCCATTTTCTTTTCCACTATTAAACTGCCAATATATTGGTCTTTTTTTATATGTTTTTTTGTGGTCATTGAAGAAATTTTTAAGCAAATAATCTCTGATTTTTTCTCTAGAAGATTTTTTATTTTTAGCTAATGCATCAGCTATGAACTCTAAATTTTCTTCCAATGTGTCTTCTCCAAAACATATTTTAACAAATTCAATGAATCTTCCAACAATATCATCTTCAAAATATTCAGAATCAAGAACTGGAATTATATTATCATCATCAGGAATGAATTTATGATAGTTGTTAATGTTAAACTCTCCACCTGCAAACTGTAATCCATCATTATCTAAACTATAACGTCCAAACATACAACCAATGGCATAAGAAATAAATGATTTGGCATCTTCCTTTAAATTGGCAAGATTTATAGGTGTTTGAGATTCATTCTCTTCATCATTTTGTAAATTATAAATTTGAGAAAATAATTCATTTAATTTAATTTCATTATTTTTTATTAGAGTTAATTCTTTATTTTTATAATTTTCCCACATATTATAATTTGTTTCAATTAAATCAGAACCATATTTTAGGAAAGGATGTTTCATAAAGTTCCAAGAAATTTCATAATCATCCCAATCTCTTTTTGAAATAGATATATTTTCATTAACAAGATTAACAACACTTTTTTCTAAATTTTTATTAAATATTATTGGAATTAAACTAATATCTCCAGCTTGATAATTTAAGGTAGGTGCGATACAATTTAAGATTTTTTGAGAAATATTTGTATTTAACAAACCTATAATGTATTTTTTTGATAAATTTGTATTTAAAAATATAGAACATGAAGCTGAATCAAAAAGAAAACCTTCAGGATAATCTCTAAAACTTATTTTTGAACTTGATATTCTTGACCAAGATATTGATTCATTAAATTGAAATTCTCTATTAGAAACATTTGCTTTTTCAAAATTTTCTAACTCAGAACCGTTATTTTCAAAATTTATCACATATTCTTGATTTCCATACCATTTTCTAAATGACCCTCCTTTATTATAAGGGAACCATTTATAACCACTAGTTGATGAATTTTCACATGTTTTTGAAGAAAACCCAATTTTATTAAAATCAACTTCGTACCAAAATCTTAAAAATCTATTATTATCGGCAGTTGCAAGACCTTGTTTAACTGATGCTATTGATTCTAATTTTGTATTATTAAAACAATTAATTAAATTTTCATCCGCCCAATATGCAATTGGACAACTTGGAATTTTATCAAAATTAGATTGTTTTGTAACAAACTTGCTTTTATCATTATAAAACTCTTTTTCTTTTTTGCTTTCTGAGTTAAACTCAGTTAATCTATGAAATGTTGAGTTGTAATTTTCAAGAAAATTATTTCTATTAATAAATGTTGTTGCCTGCACTACTTCTCCACCAATTTCTTCAAATGCATGTGCTCCTAAGTGCACCATATCAATTATTGTATGGTTATTTATTAATTCAACTCTTAATTTTTCAAATGTTGATAAAAACATGAATGATTGTTGAGTAATCATTGCTATAAATCCATTCGATTTAACAAATTCATGACATTTTTCAATAAATACTGCAAATAAATCTGATTTTGAATTTGGAAAATTATTTTTCAAATAATCTTTTAATTTCGGATTCATTCCACTATTTCCCATATAAGGGGGATTTGTAATAACAATATCATAATTTTTAGACATTATTTTAGTTTGATTTAATATATTCCTCAAAATTTGAATTTCATTTTGATAGTTAAATTTATTTAAATTATTTTTATTTGATTCAAAATTATAAATTAATTCAAATAGTTTATTAATATCCATATTTTTAATATCCAAAATACTACCATATTCTTTTGCATCTTTAAATGAATTATAAAGATATTTTAAATCATTTTCTATGGTTCTGTCTTGTGAAACCAATTTTTCAATAAAATCTTCAGAAATTGAATTAGTTTCTTCAATTGAGCATAATAATGGTGAAATATTTTTTGTTAAAATTCTTCTATTGTATTTTCTAGCTTTCATTAAAACTGCAAAATATGCTAGTTGATATGCTCTTTTATCAATGTCCAAACCATATAAATTATTTTTAAGAATAGATTCACAAGCATCTTTTTCTGTGTAACCTTCTGAAACATAAATGTCCATTAAAACTTCAAATGCATATACTAAAATATGGCCAGAACCCATACATGGATCAATTACAGTAATATCTTCTGGTTTTAAAATTTTTGATTCTTTTTTAAGATCAATTAATTGCTGTTTGACTTCTGATTCTTGTTCAGCTTCTTCAACATAATATTTCCATTTTGATTTTAAATTGCCATTAGGATGTCCTTCTAACCATAATCTTCCAACAGAATTTTCAACCATGTATTTTACAATCCAATCTGGAGTAAATAATTGTGTAGCTGCTGGGATTCTTTCTTTAGAAATTTTAATTCTCTTTTTAAGATTAGCAAAAGTTTCATCTTTTAGTTCAGTGTTATAAAATTGATATAACCATCCAATTATTTCAACCTGACTTCCAAAATCTTCTTCAGGAATATTATCAATTAATTGCCTAACAACTCCTTCTTCATTTGTAAATGAAATGTTTAATAATAATTCTAAATAATCATCGGTTTTTTCAAATAAACCGGGAAGAATTTCATTTAATTTATTACATTGTTTGATGAATAAAAATCTAAATAACTCATCTAATTTATTTTCATCTTTAAGTTTAAAAATTAATTCTTTATCTTCATGAGTGTAATCTAAATCAATATCAAATGCTTCAGTAACGATATCGGGTTCAATTTTTCCAGAAGTTTCTGATGATAAAACTCTAGTTTTAGTTGGTAAAAAATTATTTATTTCCATAAAACGAATAGCAATTATACGATTAAACCACGTATATGCCACTTCTTCAACAACATTTTCAAAACCTTTTTGTTGAACTTCCTTAACTAATTGTTCTCTTTTTTTTATATCTTCATCATAAATACTATTAGTTGATCCACCAATAGAATAAGTTTCAATTCCATCAACTGAACTAATAGACTCATTAATTGTATCTTTATTAATCCCAACTAAACTCATTTTATATTCAACATCCTCTATTAACTTTTTACGTGAATTAATAGCAAATGTTTTAATTGCAGTTTTATCCATAATTTCACCAATATTTAATTAAAATTATATCTCTTGATGTTATTAAATAGTTGCTATTTTTTCTGTCGACTAATAGTGTGGATAAATGGAATATTGAATTAGTTACAAGACAGAACCATGGAAAATGATTTAAAATATCTTTATAATTCATTTAAAGATGCAAAAGAATTTGGAAGTATTTTAGAAATTAAATCCCTAGATTTTAATAAAATAATTAAGTTACTCAATGATTTAAAATTAAATAATACATTAACTAAGTTTAGATATCAAAATGAGATAAATTTATTAACCACTATTGCGAATCAAGCAAAAATAATATCTAAAAAATACGATGTTGTAGTAACTAATCCCCCATACATGGGAAATAATGGAATGAATCCAAACTTAAAAGAACATATTAAATCCAATTTTCCATTAGCAAAAACAGATTTATTTGCAGTATTTTTAGAAAAAGGATTAAATATGGTTAAAAATCATGGTTTTAATTGTATGGTTACAATGCAATCGTGGATGTTTTTATCAAGTTTTGAAAAATTTAGAAAAAAATTAATAGAAACAACTACGATCTCTAATTTATTACATATGGATAATATGGTGATGAGAATTGCATTTGGAACATCTGCAACTGTATTTAGAAAAACCACATTAATGAATTATAATAGTACTTTTTATCATATTAAATTAAGTGATATTAAGAATGATATAGTAGCCCCATCGTTTTTTAATGATGGAAATAAACATGTGATTAATCAAGGTGATTTTGATAAAATACCAGGAAATCCAATTGCATATTGGATTACTGATAATATTGTCTCTGCATTTTCTGATAATTATTTATTGAAAGATGTTTCAATTTTGAAAAGTGGTAGATCAACAAATGGGGAAAATGATAGACTATTTAAATTTTGGTTTGAAGTAGATTTCAATGAAATCACTTTTGATGCATTAAATTTAAATCAAGTTAAATCTCAATATGTGCCTCTAAATAAAGGGGGTTCTTATAGAAAATGGTATGGAAATAAAGATTATGTATCTCTTAAAGAATTTGCAGTGGATTCAGATTTTGAGTTTAAAGAATCAGTCACTTGGAGTGATATTAATAGTTCTAATTTTAGTGTAAGATTCCATGAATCCGGTTTAATATCAAATAATGTTGGAAAAAGAGCTTATTTTAAAGATAAAAATGATTTATTATATATTTTAGGTTATTTAAATACAAATTTCTGTCAATTTTTGTTAAATTTAATAATTCCTACAATACATTTTGACATTGGATATGTAGGAAAGATCCCTATTAAATATCATGATAAATCATATGTTGTTAATTTAGTAAAAAATAATATAACTCTATCAAGAAATGATTGGAATGAATATGAATTAAGTTGGAATTTTAAAAAGCATCCTTTTTTAAATTTTGATTCAACATCATTAGTAGATATTTTTAATCAATGGATTGAATATAAACAAAATCAATTTAACTCATTGAAATCAAATGAAATAAAGTTAAATAAATTTTTTAATTCGATATTTAATGTTAATGATGTTGTTGGATGGGATATAGATGATAAAAAAGTTTCAATTACTAATTCTGATTATAATTTAGATATTCAATCATTTATTTCATTTGCCGTTGGTTGCATGTTTGGTCGTTACAGTTTAGATAGTGAAGGATTGCAATATGCTGGTGGTGAGTTCGATTTAACAAAATACAACACATTTGTCCCTGATGATGACAATATAATTCCAGTTCTTGATTCTGAATATTTTGAAGATGATATTGTTGGAAGATTTGTTGAGTTTATAAAAACATGTTTTGGAAAAGAAGACCTTGAAGAAAATTTAGATTTTATTGCAAATGCTTTAGCTAAAAATAAAAAGTCATCAAGAGAAAAAATCAGAGAGTATCTACTTAAAAACTTCTTCAATGCTCATAATAAAACTTACAAAAAATGCCCAATATACTGGCAATTTTCAAGTGGAAAAGAAAATGGATTTAATTGTTTGGTATATATGCATAGATATGAACCAAATCTCATTGCAAGAATTAGAACTAATTATTTACATAAAACACAAAAAGCAATTGAACAAGCAATTGTAAATTGTGATAATATTATCAATCACTCTTCATCAAACTCGGAAATTAGAAAAGCAACCAAAGAAAAAAGTAAACTTCAAAAACAATTAAAAGAAACACAAGAATATGATGAAGCACTAGCACACATCGCAAACCAAAATATCGAAATTGATTTAGATGATGGAGTAAAAGTAAACTATGCAAAGTTCCAAGATGTAGAAGTTTCCAAAGAATGTAAAAAATCTAAAAAAATCAACCTGCTTAAAAAATTATGACTTCAAAGCAATAATTCAAAATATTTATTATATTATTTACATATATTAATGATAGTGATAATATTATGAAATATAGTGCTGGAATAAAAAATATTTCGTTTTGGCTTTTAGAATCCAAATTAACTGCAGAATATATTCTTGATGGCCTTTCAAAAGAAGAAATTTTAGATTTATCTTTAAATGAAAACCTTTACCAAGTTGAAAGTCAATATAAAGTTAAAGATATTCCTAACAGATTATTCACTCGTTTAAAGGATTTTTCAGAGGAATCTTTAACTTATTTTATTAATTGTGATGTGAATTCTAGTAAACTTTTTGTCATTATATCTATCTTAAGAAATGATAAATTATTTTTTGAATTTGTTCATGAAGTATTTAGAGAACACATTCTTTTAGGAAATTATGCACTTAAACAATCTGATTTTGACATTTTTTTCATGAACAAATCAAATCAAAGTAAGATTATTGGTAATTGGACTGAAGAAACTGTTAATCGGGTTCAAAGGCAATATAGATTTCTATTAAAAGAAGCTGGCTTGATTGAAAAAGATGATAATGAATATAAAATAATTATTCCTTTCATAGATTATAGATTAAAGGATTTGATGATTAAAGAGAATTTAACTCCTTATTTAAATGCAATTACAGGTGAAGGTTAAATGAACATTGATGAAAAAATTAGTAAGATAGAACCTAAGATTAAAGAACCTTTTTTTCTTGAAAATAAAGGTTTAAGTAATGAAGTTGGATATTATATCTTTGATTATAATCCTAAATATGAACTTAAAGTTAGGGAGGAAGTTTCAAGACTAAAAAATAAATACACTGCTGATTCAAATCATTCATTTTTTATAGTCGAATTCGATTTGTATGAGGTTATAATTGAATTATTACGAAATGAGGGATATTTAAAAGATATTTTTATATTTGAAGAAGAAGATGGGATTGATGAGACTATAAATGCAATCGTAACATTTTTACAATTGAATTCTGATGAAAATAATTTAATTGTGAACCATATAATAAATAAAACTCCAGATAATTGTGTAGTATTTTTAACAGGTGTTGGAAAATCATATCCTATTCTCAGATCACACAATGTTTTGAATAATTTACATCAAAAATTAAATAAAGTTCCAGTCGTCTTATTTTTCCCAGGAAAATATTCTGGAACTGACTTAGTTTTATTTAATACATTAGAGGGTTCTAATTATTACAGAGCTTTTCCATTAATAATATAAAAGGGATTTTTTATGCAGATAAAGAACATGTTTAAAAAAGATATTGAAAGAAATATCAAAGGTGTAATAACAGTTGATAAAGAAAAAGATAATATTTATCAAGAATTAGAGGAATATGTTGTGACTAATGAACTATTAAAACATTTTTCAGAGTTTTTTTCAGTTTATAATAAAGGAATTACGAATCCAACTGTTGATATGGGTGTTTGGATTTCAGGTTTCTTTGGAAGTGGTAAGTCTCATTTTTTAAAAATATTGTCTTTTATCTTAGATGGAAATTTGGTGATTAATGGAAGAAAACCCTTAGATTTTTTCATTGAGGATGAAAAAATTAAAGATCCTATTGTAATGGCAAACATGGAAAACTCAAGTAAGGTAAATGCAGATGTTATTTTATTTAATATTGATTCCAAATCATCATCGCAATCAAATTCTAATAAAGATCCAATATTAGATGTTTTTTATAATGCATTTAATGAAATGAGAGGATACTCTGGAAATAAACCTTTTTTAGCAGAACTTGAAAAAGAGTTAGATGAGTCTAACAAATATGATGATTTTAAAATGGAATTTGAAAAATTAAGTGGCAAATCATGGGATAAAAAAGGAAAATATAGTTTTAAATTTGAACGAAAACATATAATTCAAAGCATAATAAATATTGGATTTATGGATAAAGATGATGCTAAATATTGGGCAAATAATGCTGAAAAAACATTTGAATATTCAATTGAAGATTTTGCCATTGAAGTAAAAGAATATTGTGATAAAAAAGGAAATAATCATCATGTTGTTTTTTTAGTTGATGAAGTTGGACAATATATTGCAGATGACACTAAACTAATGTTAAATTTACAAACTATTGTTGAAGAATTAGGAATGAAATGCAAAGGAAAAGCCTGGGTTATTGTTACAAGCCAACAAAATATAGATGATATAACAAAAGATATTAGAGGAATTGATTTTTCCAAAATCCAAGGAAGATTTAAAACACGTTTATCTCTTTCTTCTTCAAATGTTGATGAAGTAATTCGAAGAAGAATTCTGGCTAAAAATGATGTTGCTAAACAAACATTAGAATCAGAATATGATAATGTAGAATCAATTTTAAAGAATATTTTATCATTTGAAAAATCTGCTGAAATGAAAACTTATGAAAGTGCAAAAAACTTTGCAGAAATTTATCCATTTGTACCTTATCAATTTAATTTAGTACAAAATGTTTTAACATCTATAAGAGAACATTCTGCTTCAGGTAAACATTTAGCTGATGGTGAAAGATCAATGCTTGCACTTTTTAAAGAATCTGCAATTGCTGTTAAAGATAAAGAAGAAGATACATTAGTCCCCTTTAGTATTTTTTACAATGCTATTGAAGAATTTTTAGACAATACTTATAGTATGGTAATTCAAAAAGCAAGAGACAATAATTTTTTATTTGATTTTGATGTTGAAATATTAAAAGTTTTATTCATGATAAAGCATGTTAAAGAAATTAAAGCAACTTCTAAAAATATTACTACTTTAATGATTTCTAATATTGGTGAGGATAGACTTGAACTTAATCATAAAGTTGATAAATCTTTAAAACGTTTACAAGAACAGACTTTAATTCAGAAAAATGGCGAGATTTACTCCTTTTTAACAAATGAAGAGCAAGATATAAATCGCGAAATTAAAAATCAAATTGTAGATGATGGTGAAATTTTAGATAATGCAGCAAATAGAATTTTCACAGAAATTTATCCTAAAAATAAATATAAATTCAGTAATAG
The Methanobrevibacter oralis genome window above contains:
- a CDS encoding DUF1819 family protein, with protein sequence MKYSAGIKNISFWLLESKLTAEYILDGLSKEEILDLSLNENLYQVESQYKVKDIPNRLFTRLKDFSEESLTYFINCDVNSSKLFVIISILRNDKLFFEFVHEVFREHILLGNYALKQSDFDIFFMNKSNQSKIIGNWTEETVNRVQRQYRFLLKEAGLIEKDDNEYKIIIPFIDYRLKDLMIKENLTPYLNAITGEG
- a CDS encoding DUF1788 domain-containing protein; its protein translation is MNIDEKISKIEPKIKEPFFLENKGLSNEVGYYIFDYNPKYELKVREEVSRLKNKYTADSNHSFFIVEFDLYEVIIELLRNEGYLKDIFIFEEEDGIDETINAIVTFLQLNSDENNLIVNHIINKTPDNCVVFLTGVGKSYPILRSHNVLNNLHQKLNKVPVVLFFPGKYSGTDLVLFNTLEGSNYYRAFPLII